A window from Gossypium raimondii isolate GPD5lz chromosome 7, ASM2569854v1, whole genome shotgun sequence encodes these proteins:
- the LOC105803993 gene encoding UDP-glycosyltransferase 74G1: protein MKMQNKAKKPHVLIFPFPGQGHINPMLQFAKRLHSKGVKVTMVPTVFLSKSSFFDSSASIDLCIISDGFDEGGFEQADTPDAYLSTFWNVGPKSLAALIKKLGHTAHPVDALVYDTMLPWALDVAKQFGISSVAFFTQSCAVNSVYYHVYKGHLQLPLRGSHVSLPAMPPLHVSELPSFVAIYGLYRAWFDVLVDQFSNIDEADWVFFNHFYELEPQVVDWMSKFWNVITVGPTIPSIYLDKRLENDKDYGMNMFKPNVTACMSWLSGKPKDSVVYVSFGSVASLGIEQMEEIAWALKDRNGYFLWVVRETEKPKLPHNYVKETSHKGLVVTWCPQLEVLSHESVGCFLTHCGFNSTLEALSLGVPMLALPQWTDQCTNAKYIEDVWRIGIRARPDEKGIVRKETIIRCIMELLMEVGKKGEEIKKNSIKWKNLAKKAVDEGGKSDKNVDEFIAKLI from the exons ATGAAGATGCAAAACAAAGCCAAAAAGCCTCATGTTTTGATCTTTCCATTCCCTGGTCAAGGTCACATTAACCCGATGCTCCAATTCGCTAAACGCTTACACTCCAAAGGCGTCAAAGTTACCATGGTACCCACCGTCTTCCTCTCTAAGTCCTCGTTTTTCGATTCATCCGCCTCCATCGATCTCTGCATCATATCTGACGGCTTCGATGAAGGCGGGTTTGAGCAGGCGGATACCCCTGATGCCTATCTCTCAACTTTCTGGAACGTAGGCCCCAAGAGCTTAGCAGCTTTAATCAAGAAACTTGGTCATACTGCTCATCCTGTTGATGCCCTTGTCTACGATACTATGTTGCCTTGGGCACTTGATGTCGCGAAGCAGTTTGGGATATCATCGGTCGCGTTTTTTACACAATCTTGTGCCGTTAACAGCGTGTATTACCATGTTTATAAGGGACACCTTCAGCTGCCACTCCGAGGATCTCATGTTTCTCTTCCAGCAATGCCTCCGCTTCATGTTTCGGAGTTACCATCTTTTGTTGCTATTTATGGATTGTATCGGGCTTGGTTTGATGTGCTTGTGGATCAGTTCTCCAACATTGACGAAGCTGATTGGGTGTTTTTCAACCATTTTTACGAATTGGAGCCACAG GTGGTGGATTGGATGTCAAAATTTTGGAACGTGATAACAGTAGGACCGACGATTCCGTCTATCTACTTGGATAAAAGACTCGAAAATGACAAAGACTACGGTATGAATATGTTCAAGCCAAATGTTACTGCTTGCATGAGTTGGCTAAGTGGAAAGCCAAAGGACTCGGTGGTATATGTATCATTCGGAAGCGTTGCATCACTAGGGATTGAGCAAATGGAGGAGATAGCTTGGGCATTGAAAGACCGAAATGGCTACTTCTTATGGGTCGTCAGGGAAACCGAGAAGCCCAAGCTTCCACACAATTATGTAAAAGAGACCTCACATAAGGGTTTGGTGGTGACATGGTGCCCTCAATTGGAGGTGCTGTCGCATGAGTCCGTAGGTTGCTTTCTCACCCATTGCGGCTTTAATTCGACTCTGGAAGCACTGAGTCTCGGAGTTCCGATGTTAGCATTGCCTCAATGGACCGACCAATGCACTAATGCCAAGTACATAGAGGATGTATGGAGAATCGGAATAAGAGCTCGTCCCGATGAGAAAGGGATTGTGAGAAAAGAGACTATCATACGGTGCATAATGGAACTACTAATGGAGGTTGGAAAAAAGGGCGAAGAGATTAAAAAGAATTCAATCAAGTGGAAGAACTTGGCTAAGAAGGCAGTTGATGAAGGTGGAAAATCAGACAAAAATGTTGACGAATTTATAGCTAAACTAATTTGA